The following are encoded in a window of Chaetodon auriga isolate fChaAug3 chromosome 24, fChaAug3.hap1, whole genome shotgun sequence genomic DNA:
- the pop7 gene encoding ribonuclease P protein subunit p20 isoform X2, which translates to MFDSSFVTSARYSVILAHSVLVLYGNIGVSTGKHFITPGRQETSITSALSTSKCNLLLDKRRKQRFDCLPQASLFGPSCCLKHKYPLRNMTEPRNLGMSTVPQTAPVHTDSTSPAVEMDPVEYTLRKRLPRKLPKRRNDVYVNMKTDFRAQLARCQKLLEGGGHREICVHGLGLAINRAINIALQLQASSQGALQLAANTSTVELVDDLEPEDPDEAGEPMTRTRNNSAIHIKVFYPEPQ; encoded by the exons atgtttgACTCCTCATTTGTGACCTCAGCACGATACTCCGTTATTCTGGCGCATAGTGTGCTTGTCTTGTATGGAAACATTGGTGTCTCTACGGGCAAACATTTTATCACTCCCGGAAGACAAGAGACATCTATAACATCAGCGTTAAGTACTTCAAAATGCAACCTGCTGCTGGATAAAAGGCGAAAACAGCGTTTTGATTGCTTGCCccaag CTTCCTTGTTTGGCCCCAGCTGCTGCCTAAAGCACAAATATCcactgagaaacatgacagagCCACGCAACCTAGGAATGTCCACTGTCCCTCAGACCGCCCCGGTGCACACTGACTCCACCTCTCCAGCTGTAGAGATGGACCCAGTGGAGTACACCCTTAGGAAGCGCCTCCCCCGGAAACTCCCAAAGAGACGGAATGACGTCTACGTCAACATGAAGACTGATTTCCGGGCTCAGCTGGCACGCtgtcagaagctgctggaaggTGGGGGTCACAGGGAGATCTGTGTCCATGGCCTGGGCCTGGCCATCAACAGGGCTATCAACATTGCCCTTCAGCTGCAGGCCAGCAGCCAGGGGGCGCTACAACTGGCAGCCAACACCTCCACGGTGGAGCTTGTGGACGATCTGGAGCCTGAGGATCCCGATGAAGCTGGGGAGCCCATGACGCGTACACGTAACAACTCAGCCATTCATATTAAGGTTTTCTACCCTGAGCCGCAGTGA
- the pop7 gene encoding ribonuclease P protein subunit p20 isoform X1 has product MTEPRNLGMSTVPQTAPVHTDSTSPAVEMDPVEYTLRKRLPRKLPKRRNDVYVNMKTDFRAQLARCQKLLEGGGHREICVHGLGLAINRAINIALQLQASSQGALQLAANTSTVELVDDLEPEDPDEAGEPMTRTRNNSAIHIKVFYPEPQ; this is encoded by the coding sequence atgacagagCCACGCAACCTAGGAATGTCCACTGTCCCTCAGACCGCCCCGGTGCACACTGACTCCACCTCTCCAGCTGTAGAGATGGACCCAGTGGAGTACACCCTTAGGAAGCGCCTCCCCCGGAAACTCCCAAAGAGACGGAATGACGTCTACGTCAACATGAAGACTGATTTCCGGGCTCAGCTGGCACGCtgtcagaagctgctggaaggTGGGGGTCACAGGGAGATCTGTGTCCATGGCCTGGGCCTGGCCATCAACAGGGCTATCAACATTGCCCTTCAGCTGCAGGCCAGCAGCCAGGGGGCGCTACAACTGGCAGCCAACACCTCCACGGTGGAGCTTGTGGACGATCTGGAGCCTGAGGATCCCGATGAAGCTGGGGAGCCCATGACGCGTACACGTAACAACTCAGCCATTCATATTAAGGTTTTCTACCCTGAGCCGCAGTGA